In the Hylaeus volcanicus isolate JK05 chromosome 1, UHH_iyHylVolc1.0_haploid, whole genome shotgun sequence genome, one interval contains:
- the LOC128877391 gene encoding coiled-coil and C2 domain-containing protein 1-like isoform X1 has protein sequence MISNDLDNNVIKNDNNDDNSETEAPVTPLFNANLDAMIAESMKDIDDEETSDGDDDPELLREFQMITGDKSSEKASLVKEEDLVTEDIEAAELKEDDTPIGNMVKLLHERIRLYQIAEKKAKEENEPARARRFNRGIKTLTKLLNNVSSGKNINEADIPPQLPSSATTEPTVEVLNSDKENSASII, from the exons ATGATTTCAAACGATCTAGACAATAATGTCataaaaaatgacaacaaCGATGATAATTCAGAAACTGAAg CACCTGTTACACCACTTTTTAATGCAAATTTGGATGCAATGATAGCTGAAAGCATGAAGGACATAGACGATGAAGAAACATCTGATGGAGATGATGATCCAGAACTATtg CGGGAATTCCAGATGATCACAGGTGACAAATCTTCTGAAAAAGCCTCACTAGTAAAGGAAGAAGACTTGGTAACAGAAGATATAGAAGCAGCTGAACTGAAGGAAGATGATACTCCTATAGGAAACATGGTAAAACTGTTGCATGAAAGGATAAGGCTTTATCAAATTGCTGagaaaaaagcaaaagaagaaaatgaaccAGCTCGAGCTAGAAGATTTAATAGAGGCATTAAAACTCTCACAAAGTTGTTAAACAATGTTTCATcaggaaaaaatattaacgaagcTGATATTCCACCACAGTTACCATCATCAGCTACCACAGAACCTACAGTGGAAGTATTAAACAGTGACAAAGAAAACTCAGCATCCattatatag
- the LOC128877391 gene encoding coiled-coil and C2 domain-containing protein 1-like isoform X2 has translation MTTTMIIQKLKVKTPVTPLFNANLDAMIAESMKDIDDEETSDGDDDPELLREFQMITGDKSSEKASLVKEEDLVTEDIEAAELKEDDTPIGNMVKLLHERIRLYQIAEKKAKEENEPARARRFNRGIKTLTKLLNNVSSGKNINEADIPPQLPSSATTEPTVEVLNSDKENSASII, from the exons atgacaacaaCGATGATAATTCAGAAACTGAAggtaaaaa CACCTGTTACACCACTTTTTAATGCAAATTTGGATGCAATGATAGCTGAAAGCATGAAGGACATAGACGATGAAGAAACATCTGATGGAGATGATGATCCAGAACTATtg CGGGAATTCCAGATGATCACAGGTGACAAATCTTCTGAAAAAGCCTCACTAGTAAAGGAAGAAGACTTGGTAACAGAAGATATAGAAGCAGCTGAACTGAAGGAAGATGATACTCCTATAGGAAACATGGTAAAACTGTTGCATGAAAGGATAAGGCTTTATCAAATTGCTGagaaaaaagcaaaagaagaaaatgaaccAGCTCGAGCTAGAAGATTTAATAGAGGCATTAAAACTCTCACAAAGTTGTTAAACAATGTTTCATcaggaaaaaatattaacgaagcTGATATTCCACCACAGTTACCATCATCAGCTACCACAGAACCTACAGTGGAAGTATTAAACAGTGACAAAGAAAACTCAGCATCCattatatag
- the LOC128874716 gene encoding dephospho-CoA kinase has product MFLVGLTGGIATGKSSVAAVFREHGIPVIDADQIARKVVEPGKPAWHKIQKEFGPDVFLDTKELDRIKLGDLIFNDIEKRKKLNAITHPHIYKEIYWQTFKYFLQGHQFIVMDLPLLFETGHMLNYLHKIIVVTCEEDLQLQRLIERTGITEAKAKLRIAAQMPLEKKAEMANFVIENSSSERDTREQTIKVINVLKSSKYHWKLRLLVGLCCTVLLAGVYWLKNKTVRSLPSTA; this is encoded by the exons ATGTTTTTAGTGGGTTTGACAGGTGGAATAGCTACTGGAAAAAGTAGTGTTGCTGCTGTTTTTCGTGAACACGGTATACCTGTCATCGATGCCGATCAAATAGCACGGAAAG TTGTAGAACCTGGAAAACCAGCATGgcacaaaatacaaaaagagtTTGGTCCAGATGTATTCTTAGATACAAAGGAACTAGATAGAATTAAACTTggtgatttaatatttaatgatatagaaaaaagaaaaaagttgaacGCTATAACACATCcacatatatataaagaaatatactggcaaacattcaaatattttctacaagGTCATCAATTTATAGTCATGGATTTGCCACTACTTTTTGAAACAGGGCACATGTTAAATTActtgcataaaataattgttgtgACTTG cgAAGAGGATTTGCAATTACAACGACTTATCGAAAGGACAGGTATCACAGAAGCTAAAGCAAAACTAAGAATTGCTGCACAAATGCCCTTGGAGAAAAAAGCGGAAATGGCAAATTTTGTCATTGAAAATTCTAGTAGTGAACGTGATACTAGAGAACAAACTATTAAAGTCATTAATGTCTTAAAGTCTTCCAAATACCACTGGAAATTACGACTTTTAGTTGGACTTTGTTGTACCGTCTTATTAGCGGGTGTATACTggctgaaaaataaaactgttcgTTCTTTACCGAGTACAGCATAA